In Equus quagga isolate Etosha38 chromosome 14, UCLA_HA_Equagga_1.0, whole genome shotgun sequence, one DNA window encodes the following:
- the LOC124251850 gene encoding putative olfactory receptor 52P1, with protein MTENATHHSISSFFLVGIPGLQDFHCWIGLPVCLLFALTLLGNSVIIIIIKLEPSLHKPMYFFLCMLAMNDLALASSSAPKMLGIFWLDAHWINFDICLVQLYFIHTFCIIESALLVAMAFDHYVAICIPLRYPTILTTSMGIKMSLAGLTRGTLLVFPGPLLIKRLPYYTKYVINHAYCEHMAVVKLASANTLINRVYGISVAFSVMVLDLGLIAISYIKILQAVFRLSSQNARSKALSTCAAHVCTVLVSYTPALFSFLTHRIGKKVPPSIHIIFASLYLLVPPTVNPLVYGVKTKQIRDRVVDLFFPNKKISES; from the coding sequence ATGACAGAAAATGCTACACATCACTCCATCTCATCGTTCTTCCTAGTGGGTATTCCTGGTTTGCAAGATTTTCACTGCTGGATTGGCTTGCCTGTGTGCCTCCTGTTTGCCCTGACCCTGCTGGGGAACAGCGtaatcatcattatcatcaaacTAGAGCCAAGCCTACACAAGcctatgtatttcttcctttgcatGCTGGCAATGAATGACTTGGCTCTTGCTTCTTCCTCAGCCCCCAAGATGCTTGGCATCTTCTGGTTGGATGCACATTGGATTAACTTTGATATCTGCCTAGTACAGTTGTATTTCATCCACACATTTTGCATAATTGAGTCAGCCCTCCTAGTTGCCATGGCTTTTGACCACTATGTAGCTATTTGCATTCCACTGCGTTATCCCACCATCCTGACAACATCAATGGGCATTAAAATGAGTCTAGCTGGTCTGACCCGAGGTACCCTTCTGGTTTTCCCAGGTCCTCTTCTTATTAAAAGGCTACCATATTATACCAAGTATGTTATCAATCATGCCTATTGTGAGCACATGGCTGTTGTGAAGTTAGCCAGTGCCAACACCCTCATTAACAGAGTTTATGGAATCTCTGTGGCCTTTTCAGTGATGGTATTGGACCTAGGGCTTATAGCCATATCTTATATCAAAATCCTCCAGGCAGTCTTCCGGCTCTCCTCCCAGAATGCCCGCTCTAAGGCACTGAGCACCTGTGCTGCCCATGTCTGCACTGTACTTGTCTCCTACACACCTGCACTGTTCAGCTTCCTAACTCACCGCATTGGCAAGAAGGTACCTCCAAGCATCCATATAATttttgcaagtttgtaccttttggtgCCTCCCACAGTCAATCCTCTGGTATATGGTGTCAAGACCAAGCAAATTCGTGACAGAGTGGTGGatcttttcttcccaaataagaaaatttctgaaagttaa